Proteins from a genomic interval of Polaribacter sp. Q13:
- a CDS encoding ParB/RepB/Spo0J family partition protein — MAKATKKQALGRGLSALLQESSNVISASDKNADKVVGSIIEIELDLIDVNPFQPRTYFDEEALRELASSIKELGVIQPITVRKLEGNKFQLVSGERRFRASKLIGNKTVPAYIRLANDQEMLEMALVENIQRKNLDPIEVALSYQRLIDEIQLTQEDLSTRVGKKRSTVTNYLRLLKLDPILQTGMRDGFISMGHGRAMINVENTEDQLAIYEKILRDKLSVRQTEDLVKSLKSGTIAKPKKKPVPNYIKSSVKDISEYFGHKIDVSVSSNGKGKISIPFHSEEDFNRIKNLLK; from the coding sequence ATGGCAAAAGCAACCAAGAAACAAGCTTTAGGACGAGGATTATCTGCTTTATTGCAAGAATCTTCTAACGTAATTTCTGCATCCGATAAGAATGCAGATAAAGTTGTTGGAAGTATTATTGAAATAGAATTAGACTTGATTGATGTAAACCCATTTCAACCAAGAACTTATTTTGATGAAGAAGCATTAAGAGAACTCGCTAGTTCTATAAAAGAGTTGGGCGTTATTCAGCCAATTACGGTTAGAAAACTAGAAGGTAATAAATTTCAATTAGTTTCTGGTGAGCGTCGTTTTAGAGCATCAAAATTAATTGGAAACAAAACTGTACCCGCATATATAAGACTTGCCAACGACCAAGAAATGCTAGAAATGGCATTGGTAGAAAACATACAACGTAAAAACTTAGACCCTATTGAGGTTGCTTTATCTTACCAACGTTTAATTGATGAAATTCAGTTAACACAAGAAGATTTAAGTACAAGAGTTGGTAAAAAACGTTCTACGGTTACCAATTATCTACGTTTGTTAAAATTAGATCCAATTTTACAAACGGGTATGCGAGATGGTTTTATTTCTATGGGGCATGGTCGAGCTATGATTAATGTAGAAAACACAGAAGATCAATTAGCTATTTACGAGAAAATATTAAGAGATAAGTTATCTGTAAGACAAACTGAAGACTTAGTAAAAAGCTTAAAATCTGGTACCATTGCAAAACCAAAGAAAAAACCTGTACCTAACTACATTAAAAGCAGTGTTAAAGATATTAGCGAATACTTTGGTCATAAAATAGACGTTTCTGTTAGTAGTAATGGTAAAGGTAAAATTTCAATTCCTTTTCATTCTGAAGAAGATTTTAACCGAATAAAAAACTTATTAAAATAA
- the lepB gene encoding signal peptidase I encodes MTYIEWFIFFLAIQVIHFLGTWKLYVKAGRKAWEAAIPVYSGVVLMSIIKRPKWWIFLLFIPIVNLLMFPVIWIETIRTFGFYKKLDSFLVIITLGLYIFYINYATDTKYNKERSLKPRSELGEWVSSIAFAIIAATLVHTYFMQPFTIPTSSLEKSLLVGDYLFVSKFHYGARVPSTVIAAPMVHDSLPIVGTASYLKSPQLPYTRLPGLQKIKNNDIVCFNWPADTLATMWGDTSGKFTYKPVDKKTNYVKRCVGIAGDSLEIKDGYVYINGKKNILPYRAKIQFYYTYEAKSAIDINNFPKFLINKERTGVYKILNEYWNNPKVQEAFKKSANLSKIGSDSLYTEVAGGVSQDLASRLKMTNVANKININLTEEEFNQLKKYPATVSVKKVNHGADNAIFPHVESNHWSQDNFGPIYIPKAGATVKLDATSIPYYEQIIKNYENNDLQIVGDNIFINGKKADSYTFKQDYYWLMGDNRHNSLDARYWGYVPFDHVLGKPVLIWFSWDANAPTFGEKIKSIRWDRMFTTVGGDGEPVSYRYYVLALIALYFGYSFYKGKKGKK; translated from the coding sequence ATGACTTATATAGAGTGGTTTATCTTTTTCTTAGCAATACAAGTAATTCATTTTTTAGGCACCTGGAAACTATATGTAAAAGCAGGTAGAAAAGCTTGGGAAGCTGCAATACCAGTATATAGCGGAGTTGTATTAATGAGCATTATTAAACGTCCAAAATGGTGGATTTTCTTATTATTCATTCCTATTGTAAACCTATTAATGTTTCCTGTTATTTGGATAGAAACCATTAGAACTTTTGGTTTTTATAAAAAATTAGATTCCTTTTTAGTCATTATTACTTTAGGACTCTATATTTTTTACATCAATTATGCCACTGACACAAAATACAATAAAGAGAGAAGTTTAAAACCTCGCTCTGAATTGGGAGAATGGGTAAGTTCTATTGCTTTTGCAATTATTGCAGCAACTTTAGTACATACCTATTTTATGCAACCTTTTACTATACCAACATCCTCATTAGAAAAATCTTTATTAGTAGGAGATTATCTTTTTGTAAGCAAGTTTCATTATGGTGCTAGAGTTCCATCTACAGTTATTGCTGCTCCAATGGTCCATGATTCTTTGCCTATTGTAGGAACTGCATCCTACTTAAAATCACCTCAATTACCTTATACACGTTTACCTGGCTTACAAAAAATTAAAAATAATGATATTGTTTGTTTTAATTGGCCTGCAGATACTTTGGCTACGATGTGGGGAGATACTTCTGGTAAATTCACGTATAAACCGGTTGATAAAAAAACCAACTATGTAAAACGTTGCGTAGGTATTGCAGGAGACTCTTTAGAAATTAAGGATGGTTATGTGTACATCAACGGAAAAAAGAACATATTACCATACAGAGCTAAAATTCAATTTTATTACACGTACGAAGCTAAATCTGCTATTGACATTAATAACTTTCCAAAATTTTTAATCAATAAAGAAAGAACAGGAGTTTACAAAATTTTAAATGAATATTGGAACAACCCAAAAGTTCAAGAAGCTTTTAAAAAGAGTGCTAACTTATCTAAAATAGGCTCAGATTCTTTATATACAGAAGTTGCAGGTGGCGTTTCTCAAGATTTAGCAAGTCGTCTAAAAATGACGAATGTAGCAAACAAAATAAACATCAATTTAACCGAAGAAGAGTTTAATCAACTTAAAAAATATCCTGCTACAGTATCTGTAAAAAAGGTAAATCATGGAGCAGATAATGCTATTTTTCCTCATGTAGAATCGAATCATTGGAGTCAAGACAATTTTGGCCCAATTTACATTCCTAAAGCAGGAGCAACCGTAAAGTTAGATGCTACTTCGATTCCATATTATGAACAAATTATTAAAAATTATGAAAACAACGATTTACAAATTGTTGGAGATAATATTTTTATTAATGGTAAAAAAGCAGATTCTTATACTTTTAAACAAGATTATTATTGGTTAATGGGAGATAACAGACACAACTCTCTAGATGCTCGTTATTGGGGATATGTACCTTTTGATCATGTTTTAGGTAAACCCGTTTTAATTTGGTTTAGTTGGGATGCAAATGCACCTACTTTTGGTGAAAAAATAAAATCTATCCGCTGGGACAGAATGTTTACAACCGTAGGTGGAGATGGTGAACCTGTTTCTTACAGATATTATGTTTTAGCTTTAATAGCTTTATATTTTGGATATAGTTTTTATAAAGGAAAAAAAGGTAAGAAATAG
- a CDS encoding thiamine pyrophosphate-dependent enzyme, translating to MLQETPIENKQKLSFQDFKTEVLNDYRIAKISRECSLLGRREVLTGKAKFGIFGDGKEVPQLAMAKAFKLGDFRSGYYRDQTFMMAIGELTPQQFFAGLYAHTDIKAEPMSAGRQMGGHFTTHSLNDDGSWKDLTKQYNSSADISPTAGQMPRLLGLAQASKIYRTEKSVQHKSNFSTNGNEVAWGTIGNASTSEGVFFETINAAGVLQVPMLMSVWDDEYGISVHAKHQTTKESISEVLKGFERDHTKNGLEIFVVNGWDYVQLVDVYNKAAKIAREEHVPILIHVKELTQPQGHSTSGSHERYKGKERLAWEKEHDCITKMRHWILNFELETETGEVLRFVESEEEIIILEKKAKKEVVSAKRNAWNAFINEIKSEVNTATQLLEKVANKSKNSSFINKHIKDLISIVEPTRKDVLSTARKTLRYLKDESFAEKILLQNFIKNSLKVAEEKFSSHLHSESSFNALNVPKKLPVYAKNKTLVDARIIMRDNFDAILKKYPEVIIFGEDAGFIGDVNQGLEGLQEKYGETRVADTGIREATIIGQGIGLALRGLRPIAEIQYLDYLLYALQIMSDDLATLHYRTFGKQKAPLIIRTRGHRLEGIWHAGSPMAGIINNVRGIHVLVPRNMTKAAGFYNTLLEGDEPALVIECLNGYRLKEELPINLGDYKTQIGVVETIKQGTDLTVVSYGSTLRIVEQAAKELLQADINIEIIDAQSLLPFDINHDCVKSLEKTNKLLIVDEDLPGGASAYLLQKIVENQNGYMFLDSKPATLTAKEHRTAYGTDGDYFSKPSAEDIYEKIYEMMNEANPSKYKSLY from the coding sequence ATGTTGCAGGAAACACCTATAGAGAATAAACAAAAACTTTCATTTCAAGATTTTAAAACTGAAGTTTTAAATGATTATAGAATTGCTAAAATTAGTAGAGAATGCAGTTTATTAGGCCGTAGAGAAGTTTTAACAGGTAAAGCAAAATTTGGAATTTTTGGAGACGGAAAAGAGGTTCCACAACTAGCAATGGCTAAAGCTTTTAAACTGGGCGATTTTAGATCTGGTTACTATAGAGATCAAACTTTTATGATGGCTATTGGAGAATTAACTCCACAACAATTTTTTGCTGGCTTATACGCACACACAGATATTAAAGCAGAACCAATGTCTGCTGGTAGACAAATGGGTGGGCATTTTACCACACACAGTTTAAATGATGATGGTAGTTGGAAAGACTTAACAAAACAATATAATTCTAGCGCAGACATTTCACCTACAGCAGGTCAAATGCCTCGTTTACTAGGCTTAGCACAAGCATCTAAAATATACAGAACAGAAAAAAGTGTACAACATAAATCTAACTTTTCTACAAACGGAAATGAAGTTGCATGGGGAACCATTGGAAACGCAAGTACCAGTGAAGGTGTTTTTTTTGAAACTATAAATGCAGCTGGAGTTTTACAAGTACCAATGTTAATGAGTGTTTGGGATGATGAATATGGAATTTCTGTTCACGCAAAACACCAAACAACAAAAGAAAGTATTTCTGAAGTTTTAAAAGGGTTTGAGAGAGACCACACCAAAAATGGTTTAGAAATCTTTGTTGTAAACGGATGGGACTACGTTCAATTAGTTGATGTATATAACAAAGCAGCGAAAATTGCACGAGAAGAACATGTGCCTATTTTAATACATGTAAAAGAACTTACACAACCACAAGGTCACTCTACCTCGGGTTCTCATGAAAGATACAAAGGAAAAGAAAGACTTGCATGGGAAAAAGAACATGATTGCATTACTAAAATGCGACACTGGATTTTAAATTTTGAACTAGAAACAGAAACAGGAGAAGTTTTACGCTTTGTAGAATCTGAAGAAGAGATTATTATTCTAGAAAAAAAAGCTAAAAAAGAGGTTGTTAGCGCCAAAAGAAATGCCTGGAACGCATTTATTAATGAAATAAAATCAGAAGTAAATACTGCCACTCAATTATTAGAAAAAGTTGCTAACAAAAGTAAAAATAGCAGTTTTATCAATAAACATATAAAAGATTTAATTTCTATTGTAGAACCAACTAGAAAAGATGTTTTATCTACTGCAAGAAAAACACTTCGTTACTTAAAAGATGAAAGTTTTGCAGAAAAAATACTGCTTCAAAATTTCATAAAAAACTCATTAAAAGTTGCTGAAGAAAAATTCTCATCACACCTGCATAGCGAATCTAGTTTTAACGCTTTAAACGTGCCTAAAAAGCTACCTGTTTACGCTAAAAATAAAACTTTAGTTGATGCACGAATAATCATGAGAGATAATTTTGATGCCATTCTAAAAAAATACCCTGAAGTAATTATTTTTGGTGAAGATGCAGGTTTTATTGGTGATGTAAATCAAGGATTAGAGGGGCTTCAAGAGAAATATGGCGAAACTAGAGTTGCAGATACAGGTATTAGAGAAGCAACGATTATAGGCCAAGGTATTGGTTTAGCACTGCGTGGTTTAAGACCAATTGCAGAAATTCAATATTTAGATTACCTACTTTACGCTCTACAAATTATGAGTGATGATTTGGCAACTTTACACTATAGAACTTTTGGTAAACAAAAAGCGCCATTAATTATTAGAACTCGTGGCCATAGACTAGAAGGTATTTGGCATGCTGGTTCGCCAATGGCAGGAATTATAAATAATGTTAGAGGAATTCATGTATTAGTACCAAGAAACATGACAAAAGCAGCAGGGTTTTACAATACATTACTAGAAGGAGACGAACCTGCCTTAGTTATAGAATGCCTAAATGGTTACCGATTAAAAGAAGAATTACCCATAAATTTAGGTGATTACAAAACACAAATTGGCGTTGTAGAAACAATTAAACAAGGTACCGATTTAACAGTTGTTTCTTACGGATCTACATTAAGAATTGTTGAGCAAGCTGCAAAAGAATTACTACAAGCAGATATTAATATAGAAATTATAGATGCACAAAGTTTACTGCCTTTTGACATAAATCATGATTGTGTAAAAAGCTTAGAAAAAACGAATAAGTTATTAATAGTTGATGAAGACTTACCCGGTGGAGCTTCTGCTTACCTTCTGCAAAAAATAGTAGAAAACCAAAATGGTTACATGTTTTTAGATAGCAAACCCGCAACTTTAACTGCTAAAGAACATAGAACAGCGTATGGTACAGATGGAGATTATTTTTCCAAACCATCTGCAGAAGATATTTATGAGAAAATTTATGAAATGATGAATGAAGCAAACCCTAGTAAATATAAAAGTTTGTATTAA
- the dapB gene encoding 4-hydroxy-tetrahydrodipicolinate reductase, which translates to MKIALLGYGRMGKEIEKIALSRGHEIVIRKDVDDVIDITLADVAIDFSVPSSAYNNITNCINNNVPVISGTTGWLDKYEDAVALCKEKNSAFIYASNYSLGVNIFFELNKQLAKMMSSLEDYNISMEEIHHTKKLDAPSGTAITLAEGIIENSSKNNWELDEKTSEENIPIVAKRIPDVPGTHTVWYDSEVDSIEIKHTAHSRKGFALGAVVAAEWILGKKGIFSMKDVLNIR; encoded by the coding sequence ATGAAGATTGCACTATTAGGTTATGGAAGAATGGGTAAAGAAATTGAAAAAATTGCTTTATCTCGTGGACATGAAATAGTAATTAGAAAAGATGTAGATGATGTAATTGATATAACGTTGGCAGATGTTGCCATCGATTTTAGCGTGCCTTCTTCTGCTTATAATAATATTACCAATTGTATAAACAACAATGTTCCTGTAATTTCTGGAACTACAGGTTGGCTAGATAAATATGAAGATGCTGTTGCACTTTGTAAAGAAAAAAACAGTGCTTTTATTTATGCTTCTAATTACAGTTTAGGCGTAAATATTTTCTTTGAGCTAAATAAGCAATTGGCAAAAATGATGAGTTCTTTAGAAGATTATAATATTTCTATGGAAGAAATTCATCACACCAAAAAATTAGATGCACCAAGTGGAACAGCTATTACTTTGGCGGAAGGAATTATAGAAAATTCTTCTAAGAATAATTGGGAATTAGATGAAAAAACATCCGAAGAAAATATTCCTATTGTAGCTAAAAGAATTCCGGATGTACCAGGTACTCACACTGTTTGGTACGACTCTGAAGTAGATTCTATAGAAATTAAACATACAGCTCATAGTAGAAAAGGATTTGCTTTAGGCGCTGTTGTTGCAGCAGAATGGATTCTGGGTAAAAAAGGAATTTTCTCTATGAAAGATGTGTTAAACATCCGTTAA
- a CDS encoding DUF5683 domain-containing protein: MLLKNIIFVLLLTLLSASIFGQKDSVNVKGLKIKGDIKIEKGGVYDALAPSKAAFYSAIFPGMGQIYNKKYWKAPIVWAAMGTSIYYYLDNNKEYKRYRTAYKLRKNGLQDEFTLDDGTEIISLTTLETAQEQLSENRDMSLLTTVILYVLQIVEASVNAHLLQFNTDDNLSFKPTFVIDPIYVEAPKVGLTIKYNF, translated from the coding sequence GTGCTTTTAAAAAATATCATATTTGTTTTATTACTAACGCTTCTTTCTGCGTCCATTTTTGGGCAGAAAGATTCTGTAAATGTAAAAGGTCTAAAAATTAAAGGAGATATAAAAATAGAAAAAGGTGGTGTTTATGATGCCTTAGCCCCATCTAAAGCAGCATTTTATTCAGCTATATTTCCAGGAATGGGGCAAATTTATAATAAGAAATATTGGAAAGCTCCAATTGTTTGGGCAGCTATGGGTACTAGTATATATTATTATTTAGACAACAACAAAGAATACAAAAGGTATAGGACCGCTTATAAGTTAAGAAAAAACGGATTACAAGATGAATTTACTCTAGATGATGGTACTGAAATAATTTCATTAACCACTTTAGAAACGGCTCAAGAACAACTAAGCGAAAATAGAGACATGTCTTTATTAACAACTGTTATTTTGTATGTTTTACAAATTGTAGAAGCTAGTGTAAATGCACATCTACTTCAATTTAACACCGATGATAATTTATCATTTAAACCCACTTTTGTAATTGATCCAATTTATGTGGAAGCACCAAAAGTAGGTCTAACAATTAAATATAATTTTTAA
- a CDS encoding aminoacyl-histidine dipeptidase: protein MSKEVRSLEPKIVWNHFADLNAVPRPSKKEERVIQFMVDFGKHLNLETFVDKVGNVIIKKPATKGLENRKTVVLQGHLDMVHQKNSDTVFDFDKEGIKMLIDGDWVTAHGTTLGADNGLGVAAIMAIFSSDDIEHPNLEALFTIDEETGMTGAMGLEGGILEGEILLNLDTEEDDEIGMGCAGGIDVTATRTYKEEETSKYSTAFSITVKGLNGGHSGMDIHKGLGNANKIMNRLLFDGFTNFGLRISEINGGSLRNAIPRESTALITVDKISKEAFVLETNLLINNIKEEFLTLEPNLTVDIQKVALPVKVMEIGVQEGFLKSIYAAINGVYRMSPDIKDLVETSNNIARVIVKDGQIKVGCLTRSSSESNKLDLANSLKSAFELSGFDVDLSGEYPGWQPNVNSAILDIVSNLYETLHGEKAHVAACHAGLECGILGQNYPDMDMVSFGPTITGAHSPDERASISSTQKFWKFLVAILKNIPKK from the coding sequence ATGAGTAAAGAAGTAAGAAGTTTAGAACCTAAAATTGTTTGGAATCATTTTGCAGATTTAAATGCAGTTCCTCGTCCTTCTAAAAAAGAAGAACGTGTAATTCAATTTATGGTAGATTTTGGTAAGCACTTAAACCTTGAAACTTTTGTAGATAAAGTAGGTAATGTAATTATTAAAAAACCAGCTACAAAAGGTTTAGAAAACAGAAAAACTGTTGTTTTACAAGGCCATTTAGATATGGTTCATCAAAAAAACTCGGATACCGTTTTCGATTTTGACAAAGAAGGCATCAAAATGCTAATTGATGGTGATTGGGTTACTGCCCATGGAACCACCTTAGGAGCAGATAATGGTTTAGGAGTTGCTGCAATTATGGCCATTTTTTCTTCTGATGATATTGAACACCCAAACCTAGAAGCGCTATTTACTATTGATGAAGAAACTGGTATGACTGGTGCAATGGGACTTGAAGGTGGGATTTTAGAAGGAGAGATTCTTTTAAACTTAGACACAGAAGAAGATGATGAAATAGGCATGGGTTGCGCTGGTGGTATAGACGTTACAGCCACTAGAACTTATAAGGAAGAAGAAACTTCTAAATACTCAACAGCTTTTTCTATTACCGTAAAAGGATTAAATGGTGGACATTCTGGAATGGATATTCATAAAGGACTAGGAAATGCCAATAAAATTATGAACCGTTTATTATTTGACGGTTTCACTAATTTTGGATTGCGAATTTCTGAAATAAATGGAGGTAGTTTACGTAATGCAATTCCCCGTGAAAGCACTGCTCTAATAACTGTAGATAAAATATCTAAAGAAGCATTTGTATTAGAAACCAACCTGCTTATTAACAATATAAAAGAAGAGTTCTTAACATTAGAGCCAAACTTAACTGTTGATATTCAAAAAGTTGCCTTACCTGTAAAAGTGATGGAAATAGGCGTTCAAGAAGGCTTTTTAAAATCTATTTACGCAGCAATTAATGGCGTGTATAGAATGAGTCCGGATATTAAAGATTTGGTAGAAACCTCTAATAATATTGCCAGAGTAATTGTAAAAGACGGACAGATAAAAGTAGGTTGTTTAACGCGCTCATCATCAGAAAGTAATAAATTAGATTTGGCAAATTCATTAAAATCTGCTTTTGAACTCTCTGGTTTTGATGTTGATTTATCAGGAGAATATCCTGGTTGGCAACCTAATGTAAATTCAGCAATTTTAGACATCGTTTCAAACTTATATGAAACCTTACATGGTGAAAAAGCACATGTTGCAGCTTGTCATGCTGGTTTAGAATGTGGTATTTTAGGTCAGAATTACCCAGACATGGATATGGTTTCTTTTGGACCAACCATAACAGGGGCACATTCACCAGATGAAAGAGCCTCTATTTCATCAACACAAAAATTCTGGAAATTTTTAGTAGCCATCCTAAAGAACATTCCAAAGAAATAG
- a CDS encoding NAD(P)H-dependent oxidoreductase → MNIIDSLKWRYAVKKFDSEKQLSETQINTLKEAFNLTATSYGLQPLKLVVIKNKEIQKELVAHSFNQNQLLEASHVLVICVIDNYTTEEIQNYFKLVKEIRNTPETITKPFKDFLMEDVQKKTQEELLLWNKNQAYIALGNLMTVCAIEKIDACPMEGFIPDKYIEILNLNALNLKPVLVLPVGFRADDCYMKDLTKVRKNLTETVIEIV, encoded by the coding sequence ATGAATATTATAGATAGTTTAAAATGGCGTTATGCTGTTAAAAAGTTTGATTCAGAAAAACAGCTTTCTGAAACACAAATAAACACTTTAAAAGAAGCTTTTAACTTAACAGCAACTTCTTACGGCTTACAACCTTTAAAATTAGTTGTAATTAAAAATAAAGAGATACAAAAGGAACTAGTTGCACATTCTTTTAACCAAAATCAACTATTAGAAGCGTCTCATGTTTTAGTTATTTGTGTTATTGATAATTATACTACAGAAGAAATACAAAATTATTTTAAATTAGTTAAAGAAATTAGAAATACACCCGAAACCATTACAAAGCCCTTTAAAGATTTTTTGATGGAAGATGTTCAGAAAAAAACACAAGAAGAATTACTTCTATGGAATAAAAACCAAGCGTATATAGCATTAGGTAACTTAATGACCGTTTGTGCCATAGAAAAAATAGACGCTTGCCCTATGGAGGGTTTTATTCCGGATAAATATATTGAAATTCTGAATCTGAATGCACTAAATTTAAAACCCGTTTTGGTTTTACCTGTAGGCTTTAGAGCAGATGATTGTTATATGAAAGATTTAACTAAAGTTAGAAAAAACTTAACAGAAACTGTTATAGAAATAGTGTAA
- a CDS encoding ParA family protein: MGKIIAIANQKGGVGKTTTSINLAASLGVLEKKVLLIDADPQANASSGLGIDVEAVEYGTYQVLEHSILAKDTIVKTASPNVDIIPAHIDLVAIEIELVDKEDREYMLKKALVDIKDDYDYILIDCAPSLGLITLNSLVAADSVIIPIQCEYFALEGLGKLLNTIKSVQNIHNSDLDIEGLLLTMFDSRLRLSNQVVDEVRKHFSSMVFDTIIRRNTRLGEAPSYGESIIAYDATSKGAVNYLNLAQELLKKNS; the protein is encoded by the coding sequence ATGGGGAAAATAATTGCTATTGCAAATCAAAAAGGAGGTGTTGGTAAAACAACAACAAGCATTAATTTAGCTGCTTCCTTAGGTGTTTTGGAGAAAAAAGTTTTGTTAATTGATGCAGATCCACAAGCAAATGCTTCATCTGGCTTAGGTATTGATGTAGAGGCTGTAGAATATGGTACCTATCAAGTTTTAGAGCATTCAATTTTAGCAAAAGACACAATTGTTAAAACAGCTTCTCCTAATGTAGATATTATACCTGCACATATAGATTTAGTAGCTATTGAAATAGAACTCGTAGACAAAGAAGACAGAGAATATATGTTAAAAAAAGCGTTAGTCGATATAAAAGACGATTACGATTATATTTTAATTGACTGTGCTCCGTCTTTAGGTTTAATTACTTTAAACTCTTTAGTAGCGGCAGATTCTGTTATTATTCCTATTCAGTGTGAATATTTTGCACTAGAAGGATTAGGAAAACTATTAAATACGATTAAAAGCGTACAGAATATTCATAATTCTGATTTAGACATAGAAGGATTACTTTTAACAATGTTTGATTCTCGTTTACGTCTTTCTAATCAAGTAGTTGACGAAGTTAGAAAACATTTCTCTAGCATGGTTTTTGATACCATTATTAGAAGAAATACACGTTTAGGTGAAGCACCAAGTTACGGAGAAAGTATTATTGCATACGATGCAACAAGTAAAGGTGCCGTAAATTACTTAAATTTGGCACAAGAATTATTAAAAAAGAATTCGTAA
- a CDS encoding DUF2851 family protein → MNEDFLHYVWKYQLFSIHDLKTTTKESLNILKAGNHNHNSGPDFLNAQIKIENQLWIGNVEIHLKSSDWYAHHHEIDKNYDAVILHVVWEDDATVFMKNNIPLPVLVLKDFVFKSALDNYRNLFSTNQRWIPCETEISSVDSFTLENWKERLFFERLERKSIEMNQVLVDNQNDYEAVLFKLLAKNFGLKVNGDAFFSLATSFDFSMLRKVRFNENQLAALLFGQAGFLEEVLEDVYSQQLKTEYNYLEHKYNLKSISKNQFSFFRMRPPNFPTIRIAQLIALYHLHQNLFSKMMQIETLKEFYDLFEIDVHPFWKIHYTFDKTSKLTQKKLSKSFVDLLLINTIIPLKFLYQKNRGEVNEVAFLEILQQIKSEKNSIISKFDEIGIKAKNAYETQALIELKNNYCNKKRCLQCAVGVKLLR, encoded by the coding sequence ATGAATGAGGATTTTCTTCATTATGTATGGAAGTATCAATTATTTTCTATTCATGATTTAAAAACAACTACTAAAGAAAGTTTAAATATTTTAAAAGCTGGAAATCATAACCATAATTCTGGACCAGATTTTTTGAACGCTCAAATTAAAATTGAAAACCAACTTTGGATTGGTAATGTAGAAATTCATTTAAAATCGTCTGATTGGTATGCGCATCATCATGAAATTGATAAAAATTATGATGCAGTTATTTTGCATGTGGTTTGGGAAGATGACGCAACTGTTTTTATGAAGAATAATATACCTTTACCTGTTTTAGTTTTAAAAGATTTTGTGTTTAAATCGGCTTTAGATAATTATCGTAATTTATTTTCAACCAATCAACGTTGGATTCCTTGTGAAACGGAAATTAGTTCTGTTGATAGTTTTACTCTTGAAAATTGGAAAGAACGATTATTTTTTGAGCGTTTAGAACGAAAATCTATCGAAATGAATCAGGTTTTGGTAGATAATCAAAATGACTATGAGGCGGTTTTATTTAAGTTATTAGCAAAGAATTTTGGGTTGAAAGTTAATGGTGATGCCTTTTTTAGTTTGGCAACATCTTTTGACTTTTCTATGCTAAGAAAAGTAAGGTTTAATGAAAATCAATTAGCTGCCTTGTTATTTGGACAAGCAGGGTTTTTAGAGGAAGTTCTTGAAGATGTGTATTCTCAACAATTAAAAACCGAGTATAATTATTTAGAACATAAATATAATTTGAAGTCAATTTCTAAAAATCAGTTTTCTTTTTTTAGAATGAGACCACCTAATTTTCCAACGATACGTATTGCGCAATTAATAGCTTTGTATCATTTACATCAGAATTTATTTTCTAAAATGATGCAAATAGAAACCTTAAAAGAATTTTATGATTTGTTTGAAATTGATGTACATCCGTTCTGGAAAATACATTATACATTTGATAAAACTTCAAAATTAACACAAAAAAAACTATCTAAATCGTTTGTAGATTTATTACTGATAAACACTATTATTCCTCTAAAATTTTTATATCAAAAAAATAGAGGAGAAGTAAATGAAGTAGCGTTTTTAGAGATTCTTCAGCAAATAAAATCAGAAAAAAATAGTATTATTTCTAAGTTTGATGAAATTGGTATAAAAGCAAAAAATGCTTATGAAACTCAGGCTTTAATAGAACTTAAAAATAATTATTGTAATAAAAAAAGGTGCTTACAGTGTGCGGTTGGAGTAAAGTTGTTGCGTTAA